In Arachis hypogaea cultivar Tifrunner chromosome 17, arahy.Tifrunner.gnm2.J5K5, whole genome shotgun sequence, a single window of DNA contains:
- the LOC112764065 gene encoding glucose-6-phosphate/phosphate translocator 1, chloroplastic — protein MICTVKQPGITGIRGSGLVFRGKGPTQVQSRSLVLPSMITREKRSQRSLVSVQKPLHLSAVIGGVGNLSVRREKSEFVTCGAYEADRSEVEGAGASSPKVPSEAAKKVKIGIYFATWWALNVVFNIYNKKVLNAYPYPWLTSTLSLACGSLMMLISWATRIAEAPKTDLEFWKTLFPVAVAHTIGHVAATVSMSKVAVSFTHIIKSGEPAFSVLVSRFILGETFPVPVYLSLIPIIGGCALAAVTELNFNMIGFMGAMISNLAFVFRNIFSKKGMKGNSVSGMNYYACLSMLSLVILTPFAIAVEGPQMWAAGWQTALSQIGPQFIWWLAAQSVFYHLYNQVSYMSLDEISPLTFSIGNTMKRISVIVSSIIIFHTPVQPVNALGAAIAILGTFLYSQAKQ, from the exons ATGATCTGCACGGTGAAACAACCCGGAATAACAGGGATCAGAGGCTCCGGGCTTGTTTTCCGTGGAAAGGGTCCAACCCAGGTTCAGTCACGGAGTCTTGTTTTGCCTTCCATGATCACAAGAGAGAAGAGATCACAGAGATCTCTTGTTTCGGTGCAAAAGCCACTGCACCTTTCTGCTGTTATTGGTGGTGTTGGGAACCTTTCAGTGAGGCGTGAGAAGAGTGAGTTTGTGACTTGTGGTGCATATGAGGCTGATAGATCAGAGGTTGAAGGAGCAGGAGCTTCTTCTCCTAAGGTTCCATCAGAGGCAGCTAAGAAGGTGAAGATTGGGATATACTTTGCAACATGGTGGGCTTTGAATGTGGTGTTCAATATATATAACAAGAAGGTGTTGAATGCTTACCCTTACCCTTGGCTCACTTCAACACTCTCACTTGCATGTGGTTCTCTCATGATGTTGATTTCATGGGCCACAAGGATTGCTGAGGCTCCTAAGACTGATCTTGAGTTTTGGAAGACCTTGTTCCCT GTTGCTGTTGCACATACAATAGGACATGTAGCAGCAACAGTTAGTATGTCAAAGGTTGCAGTATCATTCACTCATATCATCAAGAGTGGGGAACCTGCTTTCAGTGTACTGGTTTCCAGATTTATCTTGGGTGAAACCTTTCCGGTGCCGGTTTATTTGTCTTTGATTCCGATCATCGGTGGATGTGCGCTTGCCGCTGTGACTGAGCTCAATTTCAACATGATTG GTTTTATGGGGGCTATGATATCAAATTTGGCATTTGTTTTCCGTAATATCTTTTCAAAGAAGGGAATGAAGGGAAATTCTGTCAGCGGAATGAATTACTACGCTTGTTTATCTATGTTGTCATTGGTAATTCTCACACCATTTGCAATTGCTGTGGAGGGGCCACAGATGTGGGCAGCTGGATGGCAAACCGCCCTCTCGCAGATCGGACCTCAGTTTATATG GTGGTTGGCGGCTCAGAGCGTATTTTATCATCTGTACAATCAGGTGTCCTACATGTCTTTGGATGAGATCTCTCCTTTGACATTTAGCATTGGAAACACCATGAAGCGTATATCTGTTATAGTTTCTTCAATCATTATCTTCCATACACCAGTTCAACCCGTCAATGCACTCGGAGCTGCCATCGCTATCCTTGGAACCTTCTTGTATTCACAG GCAAAGCAGTAG